The Humulus lupulus chromosome 7, drHumLupu1.1, whole genome shotgun sequence region CGGTGGTCGATAATATGAACAATCAATTGAGTATGGCCGCATGTTTGAACTTGGACAATGTTGATTGATCAGACAACTATTACCAGACAATGAAGCCCACATCAACCCATCTTCACTATGTTAAGTATTTTTAATTTGTATTTGCTGGAGTCTTAACTCAGATAACCTTACTTGGTCTCTTAGGTTATTTAGTGTTTCAATATGTTCTGGTTGAATTAAAAATACCATGTAGTATGGATATTAAATGATTGTGTGTACTTGTACGAAAATGTCATTATGACAAACTTTGTGGTGATGTGGTTAGTTTCTAGATTTTAGTAAATGTTGACTATTTTACATTATAAAATATGTTGAATAGATTTATTGTTTTAACTATTGTAAGTCACAAGAAACCACTAGTCGACAATACAAAGTTTACAAATTAAATCAAGTAACAACCAAAATTAGAGGATAAACATACATGGCAAAATAAGGgtcaattttttaataaaatattttcattaaaaacatatatttcaGGTGGCCCAAAACATCAACTGGGCCTCGTTAAAAAAGGTGTACACTTTATTCAACATTAAATGTCCCAATAAATATGTCTACCTAATAACTTGCTTGGATAAAAACCTGTATCCCCCAACTTTAAAATTTAACCAACAGCACATTTTGTGTTCACAATTGAATAGAATATAACAAAATCTGGAGGATATGCCAAGTTCACCTTCAAAAGTTTCAGTGCACGAATCTCCTTGAACAAGGTGagcataatctttattttattctcCATGACCATTACTAAATTTATGTTGACACTATTTTAATTTGAGTATGTCTCCTATTTTATGTGGGAACCAAATATGGGCTATAATTAAAGTAATAGAAACTGACCATATTTTTAAACAGCAATTTCATGACTCAAAGTTTGTACACATGCACATACGTAACTTTCAAGGTTGTCATAAACAATCACTTAGTTTAGATgtcaaattttaatttagttaaaaaaatcattttattatcaatttaaattcttttttattttcaaaggaaacttgtcTTAAGTCTATTAATGCCCACATTCCCTCATCATTAGAAATTCTTCCAATATATTGACTAGCTCATTTTACTTGGCCTATTGTTTAATCTCCTCAATATTAATGGAAGGCCCAAATAAATCTTACACTTGAAAATGCATTGGCCTTTATTATTTACGTTCACATTTCCTTTAATTTGGGTATGTCTCTCATTTTCTATGGGAACCAAATAaggaaaaattataataataggaattttcttctattttgaaAATCCAGTTTCACATTTGTGCCATGTTTTTACACACCTTTGCAATATCAAGCTTTTCACCAATATCGACTGAGTTTACAGGTCAAATTGTATGTATAATGGGCTATGTAAAACATACAATAACTCTATTCATAATATATTGCCTAAAACTTGGATTTTCTTTCCCATATTTAACTTAAATATGGAAGAGGTAGGAAGTTTGCAAGAAACATCAAATTGGGAAAATATACTACAATCTTTGGGGATTGAGAAACTCGCAAATGATATTGAGACGGAGGATGTCCAGGGAAAGGTCTTGGAGTCCCTTGAAGAGTGGGAGGATTTTTATTACACATACTCTTTGTGGGTAGGCTTCAGTGTCCGCAAAGCAGATGTACGGAAAAAAAATGGGAACATCACCGTGAGAAAATGGGTATGTTCAAAAGAAGGTTTCCGCAAACACATGGAAATTGACAAGGCCGGTGGGAGCAAACGAAAAACATCTATTACTAGGACTGGTTGCCAAGATAGTTTTTGAGTCGTAATGATGGGCGATGAGGGTCCGTGGATTTGCAAGGAATTCCAACCTCTGCACAACCATGACAAGGCAGCATTAGATGAGTTGCGATTTCTGAGATCAAACCGTTCCGTGTCAGAAACCCTAGTTGCTCAAGTGAGGTCAATGAACCAAGTTgggataagaacttcacacatcaTCTCCCACTTGGCAATGCAGTCTGGTGGGTACGAAAGGATGCCTTGCCAGCTACGAGACGTTTACAACAAGGTCGCCCATgtcaaaagaaaagagaaaagatgTACAGATTCAGATGGTGCTTTGGGATATTTGGATTGTCTGTCAAAGAGGGATCCAAATTTCATCATTCAATATCAATGTGACGTGGACAACAGATTGGGGAACCTATTCTGGGCGAACGGATATTCTCGACGGGATTTCGTCGCATTCAGTGAGGTTATTGGATTTGACACAACATATATgacaaacaaatataataaacGCCTGACAATTATTTTGGGCGTCAATCATCATTTCAAGACCTGCATATTTGGAATGGCATTGCTTAACTCCGAGGATGAGCAAACTTACTTTTGGTTGCTTGACAAATTTATTGAATGCCACAATCATGTAACACCAAAGGTTGTGGTGACAGATGGAGATGGAGCTATCAAAAATGCTGTCTTGAAGTACTTCCCAAATGCAACTCATCGGTTGTGTGCGTGGCACCTGTGTACCAACGCTTTAAAAATTTCAAAAGACCCCCGATTCTTACAAGGGTTTCAAGATGTCATGTACAACTATTACACAATAGAGGAATTCATGCAAAAATGGGGGGAATTAATACACAATTTTGACCTCCATTCTAGCCAATGGTGCACCAACACTTATCACAGTCGTCGTTCATGGGCAGAGACATACCTAAGAGGGAAATTTGTCGCCGGAATGCGGACCAACCAAAGATGTGAGTCCATGAattcaagtattaaaaaattcCTACATGCAAGTTATAGTCTCCGTGAATTCGTTACCTTGAAAAAGTTGAGGCACGTCGAGAGAGAAGATGATTACAATTGTCGACACAGAAGTCCTCCAATACCaggtcccaaaaatgctcttaaAACGTACCATGAGCAGTGTGCCAAATTGTACACTAGAAATATGTACTATAAAGTGGCTGATCAAATCAAAGCGGAACATGCGTACTTTGTCAACAATTGTGAAGACAACGGTGAATCATTCTCCTACAGTTTGTCAAAGTTCCAACACGAGGATAGAGTGTACAACGTTCATTACCACCCACAAGAGGAGACATTCACCTGTCACTGCTTGCTTTTTGAGACAGACGGCTATCCGTGTAGACATATTTGGGCTGTAATGAAATACCGTCATATGAAGATAGTACCACAGTCTCTCCTGCTGAAACGGTGGAGTAAGAATGCAAAAGCAGACCTCCCCCTCGAACTAAAGCAACACTCCACAGAAAAGCAACAGTTAtttgaaatggctaggcagaCATCCCTCGCTTTCGATACAAACTTGTTGAGTTATTACGCTTCCAAGTCTGAGCAATCTTACACCAAAGCGAAACAAGAAGTGGCAACACTAACTGCAATGTTCAAGGATGCAGTTCCATTGGAATCAAACACCGGTGACAATGACTCGGGACGATATCAAACCTATCAAGAAAATGAAAACATTACCAGGGACCCAACACCTTGTAGAACTAAAGGATCCGCCTATGCAAGAAACAATAGGGACAATGTTACGATAGATATGTCGGATGGAGCAGTTAAAACTAAAAGGAAGTGTTTGAACTGTTATTCTGCAGACCACAATCGAAGAACATGCCCTCAGCTGGTCGGTCTACCGCTTCCTCACAGTCAACAACCCTCACCAAGTAAGAGAGCTTAGCATTTGGCTAAATTCGACGAATCTAGATTACCATCGAACTTTATGACAGAATGATAGTGCAAATTGATTAAGTGTCTATTTTCGTAGGCTTTCTGTCCTACTTAACAATTAAAGTGTTTTGTAATGGTTTAGGTGGCTGAATTAGTATAACAATTGCATTAATGTAAGTGAATTCAAATTGTAGCTAAATAGCATATTTGTTTCAATGGTAAAAAATTATTGATTATGGCAGTTCAATCATATTTGTAATGTTTTAGAAATGTAGATTAATGATAATCAAATGACCAATCCTAAATATACGTTCCTTTTTTAGTGACGCTTCACTCTAATTGATAAAATTAGATAACAAATTGACTGTAatcgtttcttttctttctcttcatTATATACCATGCGTATCACTATTATTGAAATTTCATTAATTGTACATTAAAGAGTAAATTAGTAAAAATATTCATCTTCACAATTAAAATGAAGGATTACAAAATATGACATAATTACACTTAATTAATCATATCGTGTAGATTCGAGCCTACTATCTATACTTACGAGATTTTAATAGGCATACAAGATTTTAATTAATCATAGTAACTTTGTTAGCTTTTTTAATTGATTGCTTAAAGTATATATGCTTCTCACCAAATAGGCATAAAATCATTAAAGCCATGTTTAAAGcataatattaatatgaattaggtaattaattaggataaaaaaacaaaaaaaaattcatcgtTAATGCAACTCACTAAACTTGTTTATTACTATTACAAATTTACCAATATTATTCTATTAAGTAAACTAATAATATTGTTATCTTTATCCTTAATtaggataaaaaaaaaagtgttaattAGTTTTGATTTTAGTAGTCCTCATTGTTTTACTAACTTTTCATTACAATATTCAATACTACGTCTTCTGATATATTAATTGATCACTACTTTGTCTGCTGGTAACAATACAAAAGGGgaagatatattaaataaaacatcTTCATTACAAAAATTTATCTTACGAGCCCCATTCATAACTTTGGGcctaataaaaaaaatctcaattttaaAGTTTATTTCACTGTAATAGACCCTTTTCGTTTGGGTCGTGCTCATGGACTCGGACTGGCCCATCTACCTGTGTTAAACAGTATGTGTTgcgaaatcataaacaatgtgcAAAATAGTAAGAACAATGTACTAAATGTACAGTCAATGTAAAAAAACAACAAATATGTTATGTAGTTACGAATTACCAAAAGACCAAAAGTTCAAGAAGTACAATTACCAGAAAACCACCCCCAACGTGTAACTATtcacataaaataatataaaaccgGTTATCTCCGGTGGCTTGCACAGTTACATTAACTGTGCGATGAGACAAACTACACTATTTAGCCTCACTTTTTATCAGAAATAGTGTTACAATGTCAGTCGAATAGTAGTACAAATTGGGGCCCCTTTTGACTATTTTATGACTGAACCGTTCCGTGAACGGAATATAATCCaaggccatatatatatatatatatatgaattcaaaatgtgtatgtgaatttGCAAAATTGAGTTAAAAAGTATCCCTTTTTCTACAAGATTACTTTGACTTTGGACAATTCTATTTAAATTATATGAAAATCGTTAAAATGCTGTTACTAAAAATTTTGGGGAATTTTCAATTTTGTATGCtagtataattttaatttttaatcgTTAAACTAACTAATCAATTAAAAGTATAATTTCcctaaaaaaaaagtataattaaGGTCTATGAATATTCAAATAACAAAATCTCATGGCAATTCAAAAGATCATGATTTTAAACAattaataactaaataaaaaaattaatttaaaataatgctaataatcaaatataattaaCGAGTATAGAAAAAGTGTTTCATGATTATTTGCGTAACAATTTTTTCGGAATGAATTTTAACAATATTTAAATACATGCAAAAGAAATAGTTTATCGATAACCatatatttaaattcaaaataattaaaataagagGCTATAAAAGCATCAGAAGAGAAGGGATTATTCATTTGAAAACAATTATAGTATTGAGAAAGTACTTCATCAACTTTCACAATGGAACATTGTTTGGTTGCCAAGAAAACTATTGAAGAAGATGTGAGATTGAGGTCAAATACAAATTCAACCATACTACTCAACGGTGAAGATCATGATAATAATTTTTCTTCTACATCTAATAATTTAAAGTTTCGTGACGAGAGATATTATGCTTCTAGACATATTTTTCTTAGAAGTTATAAATTTACGAAGAAAGAAGAAACAGTGGGAACAAAAACGAAGAAGTGGCTGAAGAAGAAGCTTAAAATGCTAATGAAGAATCATAGTAATGGTAGCTCTTGTGATCAATagaatatttttttagtttagtaCCTATTAATtggatttattatgcaattattgttattttaatttaaagagattttgttttatttatgtgCTAATTTTTTATATTGATGAAAATCAGAGAATTGTTTAACCAAAAAGATGCCTGTTGCCAAAGATCGATCTTTTTTAATTTATCATGAACATAACTCATTTGTTTATCACGGACTAAGggggattatttatttattttcttttctagGTGGGTCTtaattacttttttcaagaaaAAGTTAAgtatacaaaataataataataattgtgatAGGAGAAAATCGAATGATATATACAATGCTCTCTATCAATATTGGATACATATTTTTGTACTTTGGCCCTACTTTTAATGGAATAAGATACCCACGAGTAAATGAATTTCGATTAAGTATTGCCATCCCTAATTATAATAAGATTGCTATGTTAGTATAACAAtttatatatgaaaagtatgtcTCAAACCATAGTCTTCAATTCTAAACATGTAGATTTCAATTAACAAATTACAACTTATGACGTACAAACTTTAACATATCTAAGAATTGAATAATCACAATGCAAATttattttatacatatataaatgttaaaaagaataattaatatatttaccGCCTAAATTTATAACTCTATTTTTTGGTGCGTAGTTGTAAATTTTATGATCTCATATGTTTTTAGATAGTGTAGAGGTCAAAATAAATGGTAGAAGGTAGAAACATTAAATCCTATAGCAAAAATTTAAGACATAATCACAATTATGTTAAAATAATCTCATCGATGATTGTTTACAGTATCACTGCATTAAGGAAACGTGGGTCTCACCATGTTAAAAAATATTCCTGAACTATTTTCATTTACGGGACAAAGTCCTTCTTTAGCTATTGTTCCATTTAAACGTTGCCACGTCAATCTCGCGTGTAAAATAATTAGCATTTTTGTCCCCTAAACTTTGATTACTACTAAATTGtgcttatttttattaaaaaaattaatttaaaattaaaaaattaatttttattaaatattataaaaataattcaaatattagtttaaatcttataaaattaaataaaaatcatttaaaCTTTAGTCAATTTTTAAAATTCACTATAGAtattaaaaaatcaaatatataccaaatatgaaagaaataaaaaattcaaatatcaaattaaaattaactctaataataaaaattcaaatatgaattttataaaaaattaaatataaataaaatcttAATTAATTCAATAGACCCATATtagcaatttatttatttttattataaattaaaaagaaaCGATTCACGATGGGTTTTGAGTTGCACGACTCAAATCGTTtcattttcttataatttttttttaaaagaaaaaagatacatataatttgatttgaatttgaatgtatatTTAGTTTGATATTTAAGTTTTAGTTTCATTTAACTTtgaattttatatattaaattattataaatttgaacTAATGCTAAGATTTTTTTTCAAAGATTTAACATTTTTTAGTGTTacagttttaattttattttgattttaatttttcattaatctttttataaaaatttattaggtttgaattaatttttaaataattaatacaaaaaatagattttttaattaatttttataaaaaaaatggatCTGATTTGGTAATGGTCAAAGTTTAGGGgataaaaatgttaattattcTACACGTGACAATACTATATCGGAATTTACAATGTCACATCAGCATTTAAACGACAAAATAGAACAGAACCTAATAAAAGGACTAGGTTTctataaattatataatttagtgAGAGTTTTTAACAGACAAATATTTTAGGGAGCACAAGATGGTAGTGTCATAAGTTTGGGGGCAAAAAATATTAACTATTCATGTTAAAATGCCACTTCAACAAATCTAATTCACGGTTGGGAGCCCTTTTGCAGTCAAGTTTTGTGAGGATATGATAATAAAGAGGAGCATACCTAGGAAGATTAATAAGATAAAAGAGTTGTATCTAGAGGAGTCCTCTAGTATATGGATATCTTTTACTTATACAAAGGAAGCTAGTTTAAATCTCAAGTACATTTGTGTAAATGAGCCAAGTGTAATGTTGTGTGtgtttgaagaagaaaattgttTCTTTTTATAGGTGGAGAGGCAAGCCTCATAACCGTTCGATAAGTAGTGAGTCCTTAAGTGGCATTAGCATCGCACGATAGAAAAGAAGCCAGTCTTAGAAGACAAAAGGAAGATTTCACACTTTAATTCATTCATCATCACACCAAGGTTAATTGGCTAGCAAAGATACACTTATTGCCAGAGAAAAAGATGACTCGAGGGAAGGAGGGACGAGAATGACATTTACCTGTAGTGCATAAGGAACCCTATGTGGTAGTTCGAAAGTTTGGGAGTCTTGGTGAAGTCTTCCCAACCCAAAAATGTACGCACATATGTTTTAGGCCAGTCGCACGATCTATTAAATTTTGGTCTTGACCATCTCAATATATTTTGGGCCCACTGTTTTATATTGAGAAATTATCCCCAACAtgtgtaatttattttattttttgtattattttgagCCTTGTTTGGACCTTGAATTTTTTAGAAGAGATTATGAAATCTTAAGGATTCCCTTTTCTTGTGTTTTgattgaattaataaattaagaatttttttctagaaaaattaaaacttaattgtagtataatcttttaaaatttacaacaattataaatatctaaaaaaataaataaataaaaattctcttatcaaatttgtggaaatattttaaaaattttcttCACTAATCCAATGTACAAACAAGCCTTAAGGGTTGGtctttttctaaaaaataaaataaaacaagttTAGGGGTATACTAATGAAAAAATCCTGACAATGTTCTACTTCCCTAACGAGTGCTTTGGCAAAATGACCATAATGAAAACTTTTATTAGCGAAAtgatttttcaaatatttttattaGCAAAATGACCACCTTTTAAACTTaacttaataattaatttaataaatataattaacattaaattaatttttctttatcatttaaagaaaaaaaacaggGAGTAAAACCCTAGGGCAAAAGACCATGACCTCTCTTGAAGGTCTTCCTCTCCACATTTTCTAAAGTTTTCTTCATCTTCATTGAGTTATTCTCTTCGTCTCCATTACAATACTCAAGTCTTTCTTCGTCAATGATATTCATATTCACCTTTGACTTAAGAAAATCAAGAAACCATTAAAGAAGAAGTAAAAATTCCATCCAAGAATTGTAAAGGTTAGTAATTGACTATAATCTCATGTTTAACGATTCAGTATTTGTTATTTACAATTATATAACAATATGAAGCATAAATTTAGGTTTttctaagaaaaaaataaaaatctggTGTGAAAATAACCTCAGTTCGAGGTTGAAGACGACCTGTAATATGCG contains the following coding sequences:
- the LOC133791332 gene encoding protein FAR1-RELATED SEQUENCE 5-like → MGDEGPWICKEFQPLHNHDKAALDELRFLRSNRSVSETLVAQVRSMNQVGIRTSHIISHLAMQSGGYERMPCQLRDVYNKVAHVKRKEKRCTDSDGALGYLDCLSKRDPNFIIQYQCDVDNRLGNLFWANGYSRRDFVAFSEVIGFDTTYMTNKYNKRLTIILGVNHHFKTCIFGMALLNSEDEQTYFWLLDKFIECHNHVTPKVVVTDGDGAIKNAVLKYFPNATHRLCAWHLCTNALKISKDPRFLQGFQDVMYNYYTIEEFMQKWGELIHNFDLHSSQWCTNTYHSRRSWAETYLRGKFVAGMRTNQRCESMNSSIKKFLHASYSLREFVTLKKLRHVEREDDYNCRHRSPPIPGPKNALKTYHEQCAKLYTRNMYYKVADQIKAEHAYFVNNCEDNGESFSYSLSKFQHEDRVYNVHYHPQEETFTCHCLLFETDGYPCRHIWAVMKYRHMKIVPQSLLLKRWSKNAKADLPLELKQHSTEKQQLFEMARQTSLAFDTNLLSYYASKSEQSYTKAKQEVATLTAMFKDAVPLESNTGDNDSGRYQTYQENENITRDPTPCRTKGSAYARNNRDNVTIDMSDGAVKTKRKCLNCYSADHNRRTCPQLVGLPLPHSQQPSPSKRA